The proteins below come from a single Thermoanaerobaculia bacterium genomic window:
- the uvrA gene encoding excinuclease ABC subunit UvrA has protein sequence MDALRIRGARQHNLKNLSVDVPRDRLVVLTGVSGSGKSSLAFDTIFAEGQRRYVESLSAYARQFLEQMEKPDVDSIEGLSPAISIDQRATSKNPRSTVGTVTEIYDYLRLLYASIGKPHCPKCGRPIAAQTAQEMIDRALRLPEGTRFSILSPHVVGKKGEYKKQMAQMVREGFLRARVDGRVVDLEAPPELDKQKKHTIEVVVDRLVAKGAADAEYARRLADSIETALRVSGGVVVLLKADGSEDVLSANYACPDCGTSLSEITPRLFSFNSPYGACPKCSGLGTILKADPERLVAEPARSINAGAIALLKPGSTNWRNRQMKQLARHYKFSLDQKFEALPKKAREVILYGSGGDEINFSWVAEKGAYNWRSAYEGLIPMIERRYRETENPDHRAELERYMSVNECPECRGRRLKPEALAVRIEARSIDEIGDLTIGDAIGWFEGLALSPRELEIAGKILKEIRDRLGFMNNVGLGYLNLSRTAATLSGGESQRIHLATQIGSKLTGVLYVLDEPSIGLHQRDNRRLIDTLLSMRDLGNTVLVVEHDEETIRAADHVLDLGPGAGIHGGEIVASGAPEDIPKFPRSLTGKYLSGELQIPVPMLRRPGKGKALAIRRAREHNLKGIDVRFPLGVFTCVTGVSGSGKSTLVNDILYPALARALYASSEKPGRHDRIDGIAEIDKVIDIDQSPIGRTPRSNPATYTNVFNAIRDLMSKTPEARARGYAPGRFSFNVKGGRCEACAGDGQIKIEMHFLPDIYVTCDVCGGKRYNRETLQVAYKGKSIADILALTVEQAYELFRNVPPVANICGTLTDVGLGYITLGQPATTLSGGEAQRIKLARELAKRSTGRTLYLLDEPTTGLHFDDIHKLLSVLHSLTDKGNTVIVIEHNLDVIKTADWIIDLGPEGGEGGGRLLAEGTPEDLADVRESFTGQYLRKILGGSNRKRARG, from the coding sequence ATGGACGCTCTTCGGATCCGCGGCGCACGACAGCACAACCTCAAGAACCTCTCGGTCGACGTCCCCCGGGACCGCCTCGTCGTCCTGACGGGCGTCTCGGGCTCGGGGAAGTCCTCCCTCGCCTTCGACACGATCTTCGCGGAAGGGCAGCGGCGGTACGTCGAGTCGCTGTCCGCCTACGCCCGGCAATTCCTCGAGCAGATGGAGAAGCCGGACGTCGACTCGATCGAGGGCCTCTCGCCGGCGATCTCGATCGACCAGCGCGCGACGTCGAAGAATCCCCGCTCCACGGTCGGGACGGTCACCGAGATCTACGACTATCTCCGGCTCCTCTACGCCTCGATCGGGAAGCCCCACTGCCCGAAGTGCGGCCGGCCGATCGCCGCGCAGACCGCGCAGGAGATGATCGACCGGGCGCTCCGGCTCCCGGAAGGGACGCGCTTTTCGATCCTCTCCCCTCACGTCGTCGGCAAGAAGGGCGAATACAAGAAACAGATGGCGCAGATGGTCCGCGAAGGCTTCCTGCGCGCGCGCGTGGACGGGCGGGTCGTCGACCTCGAGGCCCCGCCGGAGCTCGACAAGCAGAAGAAGCACACGATCGAGGTCGTCGTCGACCGGCTGGTCGCGAAGGGGGCGGCCGACGCCGAGTACGCCAGGCGCCTGGCCGACTCGATCGAGACGGCGCTCCGCGTCTCGGGCGGCGTCGTCGTCCTGCTCAAGGCCGACGGTTCGGAGGACGTGCTCTCGGCCAACTACGCCTGCCCCGATTGCGGGACGTCGCTGTCGGAGATCACGCCCCGGCTCTTCTCGTTCAATTCCCCTTACGGCGCGTGCCCGAAGTGCTCGGGCCTCGGCACGATCCTGAAGGCGGACCCGGAGCGGCTCGTCGCCGAGCCGGCCCGGTCGATCAACGCGGGCGCGATCGCGTTGTTGAAGCCCGGCTCGACGAACTGGCGCAACCGTCAGATGAAGCAGCTGGCCCGCCACTACAAGTTCTCGCTCGACCAGAAATTCGAGGCCCTGCCGAAGAAGGCGCGAGAGGTGATCCTCTACGGCTCGGGGGGCGACGAGATCAACTTCTCGTGGGTCGCCGAGAAGGGGGCCTACAACTGGCGTTCCGCCTACGAGGGGCTGATCCCGATGATCGAGCGGCGCTACCGCGAGACGGAGAACCCCGACCACCGCGCCGAGCTCGAGCGATACATGTCGGTCAACGAGTGCCCCGAATGCCGCGGGCGGCGACTCAAGCCCGAGGCGCTGGCCGTCCGGATCGAGGCGCGCTCGATCGACGAGATCGGCGACCTCACCATCGGCGACGCGATCGGCTGGTTCGAGGGGCTGGCGCTTTCGCCCCGCGAGCTCGAGATCGCGGGGAAGATCCTGAAGGAGATCCGCGACCGGCTCGGGTTCATGAACAACGTCGGCCTCGGGTATCTCAACCTCTCGCGGACCGCGGCGACGCTTTCGGGAGGGGAATCCCAGCGCATCCATCTGGCGACCCAGATCGGGTCGAAGCTGACCGGCGTCCTCTACGTCCTCGACGAACCGTCGATCGGGCTCCATCAGCGCGACAACCGGCGCCTCATCGACACGCTCCTCTCGATGCGCGACCTCGGCAACACCGTGCTCGTCGTCGAGCACGACGAGGAGACGATCCGGGCGGCCGACCACGTGCTCGATCTCGGCCCGGGCGCCGGGATCCACGGCGGCGAGATCGTCGCGTCGGGCGCCCCGGAGGACATCCCGAAGTTCCCGCGATCTCTCACGGGGAAGTACCTTTCCGGGGAGCTCCAGATCCCCGTTCCGATGCTGCGGCGGCCGGGCAAGGGGAAGGCGCTCGCGATTCGCCGGGCGCGCGAGCACAATCTGAAGGGCATCGACGTGAGGTTCCCGCTCGGCGTGTTCACGTGCGTCACGGGCGTCTCCGGCTCCGGGAAGTCGACTCTCGTCAACGACATCCTCTACCCGGCGCTCGCGCGCGCGCTGTACGCCTCGTCGGAGAAGCCGGGGCGCCACGACCGGATCGACGGCATCGCCGAGATCGACAAGGTCATCGACATCGACCAGAGCCCGATCGGGCGAACGCCCCGGAGCAATCCGGCGACGTACACGAACGTGTTCAACGCGATCCGCGACCTGATGTCGAAGACCCCCGAGGCGCGGGCGCGCGGCTATGCGCCCGGACGGTTCTCGTTCAACGTCAAGGGAGGACGCTGCGAGGCGTGCGCGGGCGACGGCCAGATCAAGATCGAGATGCACTTCCTTCCCGACATCTACGTCACGTGCGACGTCTGCGGAGGGAAGCGCTACAACCGGGAGACCCTCCAGGTCGCCTACAAGGGAAAGTCGATCGCCGACATCCTCGCCCTCACGGTCGAGCAGGCGTACGAGCTCTTCCGCAACGTGCCGCCGGTGGCGAACATCTGCGGGACCCTGACCGACGTGGGCCTCGGCTACATCACGCTCGGCCAGCCGGCGACGACCCTCTCCGGAGGCGAGGCGCAGCGGATCAAGCTCGCCCGGGAGCTCGCCAAGCGGTCGACGGGCCGGACGCTCTATCTCCTCGACGAGCCGACGACCGGGCTGCACTTCGACGACATCCACAAGCTCCTCTCGGTGCTCCACTCCCTCACGGACAAGGGGAACACGGTCATCGTGATCGAGCACAACCTCGACGTGATCAAGACGGCGGACTGGATCATCGACCTCGGCCCCGAGGGAGGGGAGGGAGGGGGGCGGCTCCTCGCGGAGGGGACCCCCGAGGACCTCGCCGACGTGCGGGAATCGTTCACCGGGCAATATCTGAGAAAGATTCTCGGTGGATCGAACCGCAAGCGCGCCCGCGGCTGA
- a CDS encoding Lrp/AsnC family transcriptional regulator, with translation MHVLDALDRTILRLLQDDGAITNAELAARIGLTPTPTLERVRKLEREGFIRKYVALADQAKLGKPVTAFVSVIMKSHGQQTSDAFRKAVARLPEVLECHHIAGEEDFLLKVVAGSPTDYERFVLERLTKIAGIEKVKTTFVLSSPKLETKIPVDAAEEK, from the coding sequence ATGCACGTCCTCGATGCCCTGGACCGCACGATACTCCGCCTCCTCCAGGACGACGGGGCGATCACCAACGCCGAGCTCGCCGCGCGGATCGGCCTGACGCCGACGCCGACGCTCGAGCGCGTCCGGAAGCTCGAGCGCGAGGGGTTCATCCGCAAGTACGTCGCCCTCGCCGACCAGGCGAAGCTCGGAAAGCCGGTCACGGCGTTCGTCTCCGTCATCATGAAATCTCACGGTCAGCAGACCTCCGATGCCTTCCGCAAGGCGGTCGCCCGCCTGCCCGAGGTCCTCGAGTGCCATCACATCGCCGGGGAGGAGGACTTCCTCCTGAAGGTCGTCGCCGGCTCGCCCACCGACTACGAGCGCTTCGTGCTCGAGCGGCTCACGAAAATCGCCGGCATCGAGAAGGTCAAGACGACGTTCGTCCTCTCCTCCCCCAAGCTCGAGACGAAGATTCCCGTCGACGCGGCCGAGGAGAAGTAG
- a CDS encoding YCF48-related protein, with translation MAKRLLLAAVVTLAAAASSRAAYNSWTSHGPEGGQITAIAVDPAHPGTVYAGTAFAGVFKSEDGGRDWTIVSTGLTDLHVHALAIDPKNGATLYAGTLEGVYRTTNGGTNWTQINSGLKKNAVVFSIAIDPSDPRTVYVGTNGDDVWKTTDGGAKWLPASTGQSYGVVTAMAIDPVTPQILYAATFSGAYKTTDGGKSWKAINRGLTAQDMFAIAVDPHAPSTVYAGTGLGGAFRTTDAGEHWEPINSGLPSALVQALAVDPSLAQTIYAANGTNGILKSVDGGLHWKPINFGLSRRLVQTLLPDPATPGTLYAGTGSDGVFKTSNGGRRWEATNSGLTGASIGSLAIDPRDSTTLYAGTLGGGIHKSTDAGARWTPINAGIPNNSYVFALVVDPADPAVLYAGTASDGIFKTTNGGKDWSITNRQNESRNVHCIVIDPQNPAVLRAGTTLGGVYKSTDGGRTWTVLNSGLTNTDVLTLSLDPRDDQTLYAGTNEGGVFKTVDGGLHWKGVNVGLPRGAVIFALAIDPKKPDVLYAGTQEGVFRSKSGGSSWAAVNIGLTDTNVFGLAIDPVNPDTLYAGTQHGVFRTSSGGSSWAEFDHGMGPSVVRTLAIEKEGRFLLAGTEQGVFDFQFVAQARPQAAADGAAAVGGGGTN, from the coding sequence ATGGCAAAGCGACTGCTTCTGGCGGCGGTGGTGACGCTCGCGGCCGCCGCTTCCTCACGAGCGGCGTACAACTCGTGGACCTCGCACGGTCCGGAAGGGGGACAGATCACCGCGATCGCGGTCGATCCGGCGCACCCGGGGACCGTCTACGCCGGAACGGCTTTCGCCGGCGTCTTCAAGAGCGAAGACGGCGGCAGGGACTGGACGATCGTCAGCACGGGGCTTACCGACCTCCACGTCCACGCGCTCGCGATCGATCCCAAGAACGGCGCCACGCTCTACGCCGGCACCCTCGAGGGCGTCTACAGGACGACCAACGGCGGGACGAACTGGACGCAGATCAACTCCGGCCTCAAGAAGAACGCGGTCGTGTTCTCGATCGCGATCGATCCGTCGGATCCCCGCACGGTCTACGTCGGCACCAACGGCGACGACGTCTGGAAGACGACCGACGGGGGAGCGAAATGGCTCCCCGCGAGCACGGGACAGAGCTACGGCGTCGTCACCGCCATGGCGATCGACCCCGTCACTCCTCAGATCCTCTACGCCGCGACGTTTTCCGGCGCGTACAAGACGACCGACGGCGGCAAATCGTGGAAGGCGATCAACCGGGGCCTGACGGCGCAGGACATGTTCGCGATCGCCGTCGACCCCCACGCCCCCTCGACGGTCTACGCCGGCACGGGGCTCGGCGGCGCGTTCCGGACGACCGACGCGGGCGAGCACTGGGAGCCGATCAACTCCGGCCTCCCGAGCGCTCTCGTGCAGGCGCTCGCCGTCGACCCGTCCCTGGCGCAGACGATCTACGCCGCCAACGGCACGAACGGGATCCTGAAGAGCGTCGACGGGGGCCTGCACTGGAAGCCGATCAACTTCGGCCTTTCGCGACGCCTCGTCCAGACGCTCCTCCCCGACCCGGCGACGCCGGGAACGCTCTACGCGGGAACCGGGAGCGACGGCGTCTTCAAGACGAGCAACGGCGGACGGCGCTGGGAGGCGACGAATTCCGGCCTCACCGGGGCGAGCATCGGCTCGCTCGCGATCGACCCGCGCGACTCGACCACGCTCTACGCGGGGACGCTGGGCGGCGGCATCCACAAGAGCACCGATGCGGGCGCCCGCTGGACCCCGATCAACGCCGGAATTCCCAACAACAGCTACGTCTTCGCGCTCGTCGTCGATCCCGCCGACCCGGCCGTGCTCTACGCGGGGACGGCGAGCGACGGGATCTTCAAGACGACCAACGGCGGGAAGGACTGGTCGATCACGAACCGGCAGAACGAGAGCCGGAACGTGCACTGCATCGTGATCGATCCGCAGAATCCCGCCGTCCTGCGCGCCGGCACGACCCTCGGCGGGGTCTACAAGAGCACCGACGGGGGGCGGACCTGGACGGTCCTGAATTCCGGCCTCACGAACACGGACGTCCTCACGCTGTCGCTCGATCCCCGCGACGACCAGACGCTCTACGCCGGCACCAACGAAGGAGGCGTCTTCAAGACGGTCGATGGCGGCCTCCACTGGAAGGGCGTCAACGTCGGCCTCCCGCGGGGCGCCGTCATTTTCGCGCTCGCCATCGACCCGAAGAAGCCCGACGTCCTCTACGCCGGGACGCAGGAGGGCGTCTTCCGTTCGAAGAGCGGCGGATCGAGCTGGGCGGCGGTCAACATCGGCCTGACCGACACGAACGTGTTCGGTCTCGCGATCGACCCCGTCAACCCCGACACGCTGTATGCGGGGACGCAGCACGGCGTCTTTCGAACCTCGAGCGGCGGCAGCTCCTGGGCGGAGTTCGACCACGGTATGGGACCGAGCGTTGTCCGGACGCTCGCGATCGAGAAAGAAGGGCGCTTCCTGCTCGCCGGGACGGAGCAGGGCGTTTTCGACTTCCAGTTCGTCGCGCAGGCGAGGCCGCAGGCCGCTGCCGACGGCGCGGCCGCCGTCGGCGGGGGCGGAACGAACTAG
- a CDS encoding MarC family protein, giving the protein MLPLWNFGLLAFTSLFTVINPISAAPIFVGMTGDKSAAERRKAALKSSLAAGATLLLFEAAGGLIFSFFGITVPAFQIAGGVLFTMISIRTLNNGREEVEAEAAGADPSIVPLAIPTIAGPGAISTVMALVGQAPNYRHRIALAGAIGAAIAITWLVLLAAPWIVERIGRTGQRIVAKIMGLITCVIGVQFVINGITPVLAGIIKSAR; this is encoded by the coding sequence ATGCTCCCGCTCTGGAACTTCGGCCTGCTGGCCTTCACTTCCCTCTTCACCGTCATCAACCCGATTTCGGCCGCGCCGATCTTCGTCGGGATGACGGGCGACAAGTCCGCCGCGGAGCGAAGGAAAGCCGCGCTCAAGTCGAGCCTGGCCGCCGGCGCTACCCTCCTGCTCTTCGAGGCCGCGGGGGGTCTCATCTTCTCCTTCTTCGGAATCACGGTTCCCGCCTTCCAGATCGCGGGAGGCGTCCTCTTCACGATGATCTCGATCCGGACGCTCAACAACGGCCGCGAGGAGGTCGAGGCGGAAGCGGCCGGAGCCGATCCGTCGATCGTCCCGCTCGCGATTCCGACGATCGCGGGTCCCGGCGCGATCTCGACCGTCATGGCGCTCGTCGGCCAGGCGCCGAACTATCGGCACCGGATCGCCCTCGCCGGCGCGATCGGCGCCGCGATCGCGATCACGTGGCTCGTGCTCCTGGCGGCGCCGTGGATCGTCGAGAGGATCGGGCGAACGGGCCAGCGGATCGTGGCGAAGATCATGGGGCTGATCACGTGCGTCATCGGTGTTCAATTCGTGATCAACGGGATCACGCCGGTGCTCGCCGGCATCATCAAAAGCGCCCGATAG
- a CDS encoding glycosyltransferase family 39 protein, translated as MDRTASAPAADGGPRRAAAGGERDAAWDVAIVAAVLAGLLIRVSAAYVKILWFDEFLAGNLVRHSWRTLLPAIRHEAHPPLYYALLKLWCACFGDGASGLKSLSVVAGTAAVALTAAAVREAFGGAAAAAAAVLVAFSTVQIDQGSEAKPYGMLAFFVALLLWTVVRDRRVGSRGSLLALLAAGVACASTHFYGGVAAGGIACAAIVSAPTRKERLRSALLFAAVAAISAVWLAGALHLDRGAADYIRKIWGRVPVWAPLAASSRVSLPGWRKPYPPMKGRILPDVGPREIAGAAIVLGIALGAAFRRRSRERRGRPADRRFLVWAALALWPGFLALEVALAAVDRPVALVGRSEVVAEIGLAVLVAAAVSRWRRGYLPIPALLAVGLWTVVPQWRPGPGPRGRRWEEVIVRRLQAVVPPGAHVDIVTLGLGRPPFDYYADGDPRLRFISFPKSQNSHPGWAAHSVSAPEIASLPFEAERLIAFLDRELDHGVPVYLVERGDPRNEWLLSALRRDHEVDPVPGAAKWFKRVVRSPRLTAARRERFSLPRGAVLHGTPLRADHFSIEMFSFRPLLATAIMMPRPIAMTTPIAVHPAPMR; from the coding sequence GTGGATCGAACCGCAAGCGCGCCCGCGGCTGACGGCGGCCCCCGCCGCGCGGCGGCGGGCGGCGAGCGAGACGCCGCGTGGGACGTCGCGATCGTCGCGGCCGTCCTCGCCGGCCTGCTGATCCGGGTTTCGGCCGCCTACGTCAAGATCCTCTGGTTCGACGAGTTCCTGGCGGGGAACCTGGTCCGGCACTCGTGGCGTACGCTGCTTCCGGCGATTCGGCACGAGGCGCATCCGCCGCTCTACTACGCGCTGCTCAAGCTCTGGTGCGCGTGCTTCGGCGACGGTGCGTCCGGCCTGAAGTCGCTCTCGGTCGTCGCCGGGACGGCGGCGGTCGCGTTGACGGCGGCCGCCGTTCGGGAGGCGTTCGGCGGCGCCGCGGCCGCCGCGGCGGCGGTGCTGGTCGCGTTCTCGACCGTCCAGATCGACCAGGGAAGCGAGGCGAAACCGTACGGCATGCTCGCCTTCTTCGTGGCGCTCCTCCTCTGGACGGTCGTCCGCGACCGCCGCGTCGGATCCCGCGGATCGCTCCTCGCCCTGCTCGCGGCGGGAGTCGCGTGCGCCTCGACGCATTTCTACGGCGGCGTCGCCGCGGGCGGGATCGCCTGCGCCGCGATCGTCTCGGCCCCGACCCGGAAGGAGCGGTTGCGGTCGGCGCTCCTGTTCGCGGCCGTCGCCGCGATCTCGGCGGTATGGCTCGCGGGCGCGCTGCACCTCGACCGCGGCGCGGCCGACTACATCCGGAAGATCTGGGGGCGCGTTCCCGTCTGGGCCCCGCTCGCCGCTTCTTCCCGCGTCTCCCTTCCCGGGTGGCGCAAGCCCTATCCCCCCATGAAAGGAAGGATCCTGCCCGACGTCGGGCCTCGCGAGATCGCCGGTGCCGCCATCGTGCTCGGGATCGCGCTCGGCGCGGCCTTCCGCCGCCGGAGCCGCGAGCGCCGCGGGCGCCCGGCGGATCGCCGCTTCCTCGTGTGGGCGGCGCTCGCCCTCTGGCCGGGGTTCCTCGCCCTCGAAGTGGCGCTCGCGGCCGTCGATCGCCCGGTCGCCCTCGTCGGCCGGAGCGAGGTCGTCGCCGAGATCGGTCTGGCCGTTCTCGTCGCCGCGGCGGTCTCGAGGTGGCGCCGCGGATACCTTCCGATCCCCGCGCTGCTCGCCGTCGGTCTCTGGACGGTCGTTCCGCAGTGGCGCCCGGGACCCGGCCCGCGCGGGCGCCGCTGGGAGGAGGTGATCGTCCGCCGGCTGCAGGCGGTCGTGCCGCCGGGAGCCCACGTCGACATCGTGACGCTCGGGCTGGGCCGTCCCCCGTTCGACTACTACGCCGACGGCGACCCGCGCCTGCGGTTCATCTCCTTCCCAAAGTCGCAGAACTCGCACCCCGGATGGGCGGCGCACTCGGTTTCCGCCCCCGAGATCGCGTCCCTTCCGTTCGAGGCGGAGCGCCTGATCGCGTTCCTCGACCGCGAGCTCGACCACGGCGTCCCCGTCTATCTCGTCGAGCGCGGGGACCCGCGCAACGAATGGCTGCTGTCGGCGCTGCGGCGCGACCACGAGGTCGACCCCGTTCCCGGAGCGGCCAAATGGTTCAAGCGGGTCGTCCGTTCGCCCCGGCTCACGGCGGCGCGGCGGGAACGGTTTTCACTCCCCCGCGGCGCGGTCCTTCACGGAACGCCCCTTCGCGCGGATCACTTCTCGATCGAGATGTTCTCTTTCCGGCCGCTGTTGGCGACCGCGATCATGATGCCGAGGCCGATCGCGATGACCACCCCGATCGCGGTCCACCCGGCGCCGATGCGCTGA
- a CDS encoding PBP1A family penicillin-binding protein: protein MGFFRRYRTAIVLGASIAFAAGALSIAYLTSVVTSRFNGRRWNLPSRIYSDVETLAPGLELTPDALVEKLGRLYYAPVDGAPEHAGQYHAAKNAVEVWLHSFSDIGRRFEGFPVRIDFAAGKIRSITTLDGDQVSSVVVEPELLGSVFDKKLEDRTLVRLSDVSKPLIDAILTREDRDFYRHGGVSLRRIAAALVNDVRHGSASQGGSTLTQQLVKNLYLSPRRTIKRKVVEAMMAVILDASYSKEEILQAYLNEIYLGQRGAISITGVGEASRYYFGKNVSDLDVAESAALAGMIASPGRFNPFRYPERCRARRDALLRMMLDAGRIDRDQFDRAAAEPLTPSTRPPARVQAPHFVNFVENQLQEKYGEKLGTEGLQIFTTLDVDLQQRAQKSVTDGLANLEKTYRRLRIASAHGPLQGALIVIDPGTGAVKALVGGRDYALSQFNRVTQAHRQPGSLFKPFVYLAAFSRRDLPEPITPASILLDAPITLVWGKGEENERWTPHNDDNQYRGPISARRALEMSVNVPTVRVAVRTGLDTVVAAARAAGISSRLRGYPSLALGAFEISPMEIASAYCALADEGVRVEPNAIAGVTDASGKILERRETPLKRVLPPDAVFLVDSLMQGVVNRGTGGGVRSRGVRGVLAGKTGTTNDGRDAWFIGFSPKILAAVWVGFDDNRGLNLSGSQAAVPIFADFIKGVPSNLLSETFPAPADIVTAEIDPETGMLVTPFCPQTMTEVFLSGTAPVRYCTVHAPMPEASIAPGEPPGSP, encoded by the coding sequence ATGGGCTTCTTCCGGAGGTATCGAACCGCGATCGTGCTCGGCGCGTCGATCGCGTTCGCGGCGGGCGCGCTTTCGATCGCGTACCTGACCAGCGTGGTCACCTCCCGCTTCAACGGACGGCGCTGGAACCTGCCGTCGCGCATCTATTCCGACGTCGAGACGCTCGCGCCCGGTCTCGAGCTTACGCCCGACGCGCTCGTCGAGAAGCTCGGCCGGCTCTATTACGCCCCGGTCGACGGAGCGCCGGAGCACGCCGGGCAGTACCACGCCGCGAAGAACGCGGTCGAGGTCTGGCTCCATTCGTTTTCCGACATCGGGCGGAGGTTCGAAGGCTTCCCCGTGCGGATCGACTTCGCGGCGGGGAAGATCCGCTCGATCACGACGCTCGACGGCGACCAGGTCTCGTCCGTCGTCGTCGAGCCGGAGCTCCTCGGCTCGGTCTTCGACAAGAAGCTCGAGGACCGCACGCTCGTGCGTCTTTCCGACGTTTCGAAGCCGCTGATCGACGCCATCCTCACGCGGGAGGACCGCGACTTCTACCGCCACGGCGGGGTTTCGCTCCGACGCATCGCCGCCGCGCTCGTCAACGACGTGCGCCACGGCTCGGCATCGCAGGGAGGCTCGACGCTGACGCAGCAGCTCGTCAAGAACCTGTATCTCTCGCCGCGGCGGACGATCAAGCGGAAGGTCGTCGAGGCGATGATGGCGGTCATCCTCGACGCCTCCTACTCGAAGGAGGAGATCCTCCAGGCGTACCTGAACGAGATCTATCTCGGCCAGCGCGGCGCGATCTCGATCACCGGCGTCGGAGAGGCGTCCCGGTACTACTTCGGCAAGAACGTCTCCGATCTCGACGTCGCCGAATCGGCGGCGCTCGCCGGGATGATCGCGTCGCCCGGACGCTTCAATCCCTTCCGTTATCCGGAGCGGTGCCGCGCACGCCGCGACGCGCTCCTGCGGATGATGCTCGACGCCGGCCGGATCGACAGGGACCAGTTCGACCGCGCGGCCGCCGAACCGCTGACGCCGTCGACGCGGCCGCCCGCCCGCGTGCAGGCGCCGCACTTCGTCAACTTCGTCGAGAACCAGCTTCAGGAGAAATACGGAGAGAAGCTCGGCACCGAAGGCCTCCAGATCTTCACCACGCTCGACGTCGACCTGCAGCAGCGCGCGCAGAAGTCGGTCACCGACGGGCTCGCGAACCTCGAAAAGACGTACCGGCGGCTGCGGATCGCGTCGGCGCACGGGCCGCTCCAGGGGGCGCTCATCGTCATCGATCCCGGCACCGGCGCGGTCAAGGCGCTCGTCGGCGGCCGCGACTATGCGCTCTCGCAGTTCAACCGGGTGACGCAGGCTCACCGGCAGCCGGGATCGCTCTTCAAGCCGTTCGTGTATCTCGCCGCGTTCTCCCGGCGCGACCTCCCGGAGCCGATCACGCCGGCGAGCATCCTCCTCGACGCGCCGATCACGCTCGTTTGGGGGAAAGGGGAGGAGAACGAGCGCTGGACGCCGCACAACGACGATAACCAGTACCGGGGACCGATCTCCGCGCGCCGGGCGCTCGAGATGTCGGTCAACGTGCCGACGGTGCGCGTCGCGGTGCGGACGGGGCTCGACACGGTCGTCGCCGCGGCGCGGGCGGCCGGGATTTCCTCGCGGCTCCGGGGTTACCCGTCGCTCGCGCTCGGAGCGTTCGAGATCTCGCCGATGGAGATCGCCTCCGCCTACTGCGCGCTCGCCGACGAGGGGGTGCGCGTCGAGCCGAACGCGATCGCCGGGGTCACCGACGCGAGCGGGAAGATCCTCGAGCGTCGCGAGACGCCGCTCAAGCGCGTGCTGCCTCCGGACGCCGTGTTCCTCGTCGACTCGCTGATGCAGGGAGTCGTCAACCGCGGCACGGGCGGCGGCGTGCGGTCGCGCGGCGTCCGGGGGGTGCTCGCGGGGAAGACCGGAACGACCAACGACGGCCGCGACGCGTGGTTCATCGGTTTCTCACCCAAGATCCTCGCCGCGGTGTGGGTGGGTTTCGACGACAACCGGGGGCTCAACCTGTCCGGATCGCAGGCCGCCGTCCCGATCTTCGCCGACTTCATCAAAGGGGTGCCCTCGAACCTGCTGTCGGAGACCTTCCCGGCGCCCGCCGACATCGTCACGGCGGAGATCGACCCCGAGACGGGGATGCTCGTCACGCCATTCTGCCCGCAGACGATGACCGAGGTGTTCCTCTCGGGGACGGCACCCGTCCGGTACTGCACGGTCCACGCGCCGATGCCGGAGGCGTCGATCGCGCCGGGGGAGCCGCCGGGCAGTCCGTAG